A window of Acetomicrobium sp. S15 = DSM 107314 contains these coding sequences:
- the groL gene encoding chaperonin GroEL (60 kDa chaperone family; promotes refolding of misfolded polypeptides especially under stressful conditions; forms two stacked rings of heptamers to form a barrel-shaped 14mer; ends can be capped by GroES; misfolded proteins enter the barrel where they are refolded when GroES binds), with protein MAKILMFDEDARRALERGMDKVASTVGVTLGPKGRNVVLEKKFGSPTITNDGVTIAKEIELEDPFENMGAQLLKEVASKTNDVAGDGTTTATVLARIMVREGMKNVAAGANGMVMRRGIEKAIDVVVDELKKMSIPVKDRNKIAQVAAISANDKAIGELIAEAMEKVGEEGVITVEDSQSVGTTLEMVEGLQFDKGYISPYMITDPERMEAVLEDAYILINDGKISNVKDLLPILEKAVQTGKPLLIIAEDVEGEALATLVVNKLRGILQCVAVKAPGFGERRKAMLQDIAIVTGGQVISEELGIKLENADLSMLGRAKKVRVTKEETTIVEGAGDPEAIRKRAAQIRAELEESTSEYDKEKLQERLAKLVGGVAVIQVGAATETEQKELKHRIEDALSATRAAVEEGIVAGGGVALLNALPALDKFIETLESDEKIGAQIVQRAMSEPLHLIAENAGFQGDVVVEKVKSLPKGHGLNAATGEYVDMVQAGIIDPLKVTRSALQNAGSIAAMVLTTEALVADKPEKKERTPVPEMPEY; from the coding sequence ATGGCTAAAATTCTCATGTTCGATGAAGATGCACGCCGAGCTTTAGAGCGAGGAATGGATAAGGTGGCCAGCACTGTGGGTGTGACGCTCGGCCCGAAGGGTCGGAACGTGGTATTGGAGAAGAAGTTTGGCTCGCCTACCATCACGAACGATGGCGTCACCATCGCCAAGGAGATAGAGCTCGAAGATCCCTTTGAGAATATGGGCGCCCAGCTCCTGAAAGAAGTCGCCTCCAAGACCAACGATGTTGCTGGTGACGGCACTACTACCGCTACAGTGCTCGCTCGCATAATGGTTCGCGAGGGCATGAAAAACGTTGCAGCCGGCGCCAACGGCATGGTGATGCGCCGGGGGATCGAGAAGGCCATTGACGTGGTCGTGGACGAGCTCAAGAAGATGTCGATCCCGGTCAAGGACAGAAACAAGATCGCTCAGGTAGCCGCTATCTCCGCCAACGACAAGGCCATAGGCGAACTCATAGCCGAAGCCATGGAGAAGGTAGGAGAGGAGGGCGTCATCACTGTCGAGGACAGCCAAAGCGTAGGCACCACGTTGGAGATGGTGGAGGGGTTGCAGTTCGATAAGGGTTACATCAGCCCTTACATGATAACCGACCCAGAGCGCATGGAGGCCGTCCTCGAAGATGCATACATCCTCATCAATGACGGCAAGATCAGCAATGTAAAGGATCTCCTTCCCATCTTGGAGAAAGCTGTGCAGACGGGCAAGCCCTTGCTCATCATAGCGGAAGACGTTGAGGGCGAAGCCCTCGCCACGCTGGTGGTGAACAAACTGCGCGGCATACTCCAGTGCGTCGCGGTGAAAGCTCCCGGCTTCGGCGAGCGCAGAAAGGCCATGTTACAAGACATCGCCATTGTGACGGGTGGCCAGGTTATAAGCGAGGAGCTCGGCATAAAGCTCGAGAACGCTGACCTCTCGATGCTTGGCCGCGCCAAAAAGGTGCGCGTGACCAAGGAGGAGACCACCATAGTAGAGGGCGCTGGCGATCCCGAGGCCATCCGCAAGCGTGCCGCTCAGATTCGCGCCGAGCTCGAGGAATCCACGTCTGAGTACGACAAGGAAAAGCTCCAGGAGCGGTTGGCCAAGTTGGTCGGCGGGGTGGCGGTCATTCAGGTGGGTGCCGCTACCGAGACGGAGCAGAAAGAGCTCAAGCACCGTATAGAAGACGCGCTCTCTGCCACAAGGGCGGCCGTGGAAGAGGGGATCGTAGCTGGTGGCGGTGTGGCCCTGCTCAATGCCCTACCTGCGCTGGATAAGTTCATCGAGACCCTCGAGAGCGACGAGAAGATCGGGGCTCAAATCGTGCAGAGGGCCATGTCTGAACCTCTCCACCTCATAGCCGAGAACGCCGGCTTCCAGGGAGATGTGGTCGTGGAGAAGGTCAAAAGCCTTCCCAAAGGCCATGGCCTCAATGCCGCTACGGGCGAATACGTAGACATGGTGCAGGCGGGGATCATCGACCCATTGAAGGTTACGAGGAGCGCACTCCAGAACGCCGGCTCCATCGCTGCCATGGTCTTGACGACCGAGGCACTCGTGGCGGATAAGCCCGAGAAGAAAGAGCGCACTCCCGTCCCTGAGATGCCGGAGTATTAA
- a CDS encoding zinc metallopeptidase, with protein MYYPFFFDPTFVLLIPALILAIWAQTKVHGTFQRYSTVYARRGLRAVDAAKAILDRFGLHDVAIERIPGNLTDHYDPKQKVLRLSQSVYDSPSIAAIGVAAHEVGHAVQDASSYAPLKIRNAIVPVASLGSGLAFPLFFIGLLFRSPLLMDVGILFFLGVLVFHLVTLPVEFDASNRALRLLSDSGVLMADEVGAARSVLSAAALTYVAATVMAAAQLMRLLVFRGMVGGRDK; from the coding sequence ATGTATTACCCATTTTTCTTCGACCCAACTTTTGTATTGCTGATACCAGCGCTGATATTGGCCATTTGGGCTCAGACTAAAGTTCATGGCACATTTCAGCGCTATTCGACCGTCTACGCTCGGCGTGGCTTACGGGCGGTAGATGCGGCCAAGGCGATCCTCGATCGCTTTGGACTACACGATGTGGCCATAGAGCGGATACCTGGGAATCTCACCGACCATTACGATCCAAAACAAAAAGTGCTGCGCCTGTCGCAGTCAGTTTACGACAGCCCCAGCATCGCCGCCATCGGCGTCGCAGCCCACGAGGTTGGGCATGCCGTACAGGACGCTTCTTCTTATGCGCCGCTGAAGATCAGGAACGCCATCGTGCCAGTAGCCAGTTTAGGGTCGGGGCTCGCCTTTCCCCTGTTTTTCATAGGATTGCTCTTTAGGTCGCCGCTCCTGATGGATGTGGGGATCCTCTTCTTCTTGGGCGTGCTCGTATTCCACTTGGTTACGCTGCCCGTGGAATTCGATGCGAGCAATCGAGCGCTGCGCCTGCTTTCTGACTCTGGCGTCTTGATGGCTGACGAAGTAGGGGCTGCCCGCTCGGTGTTGAGCGCAGCGGCCCTGACGTATGTGGCTGCCACCGTGATGGCTGCCGCCCAACTCATGCGCTTGTTGGTGTTTAGGGGCATGGTGGGCGGAAGGGACAAATGA
- a CDS encoding Glu/Leu/Phe/Val family dehydrogenase encodes MPKSPYEAFLEQVDEAVPYLKVEPEYVDMIKEPKEVLELTIPLRMDDGSVQMIKAWRSHHNNALGPYKGGVRYHPDVTRDEVVALSAWMTIKCAVIGLPYGGAKGGVRCTPSALSRGELERLSRAYALGISRFMGTDYDIPAPDVNTNPQVMAWFTDTYEKVIGRGEPSAYTGKPVEMGGSLGRSTATSRGGVLYILRETLKEMGLWGKDLTCALQGYGNVGSFAHMFCSELGLKVVGIADVEGGIYNPKGFDYASVKEHVMKRGTVAGFPDAEPISNEDLFALDVDVLIPAALEGVITEANAGKIKAKVVLELANGPTTPEGEAVLTDKGILVVPDVLANAGGVVVSCFEWIQGRTGDYWTEEQVNKKLDERMTQAFHEIWRLKKETDITMRQAAYVRAIGRVVAAMRFRGIWP; translated from the coding sequence ATGCCAAAGAGCCCTTACGAGGCGTTCCTGGAGCAGGTGGATGAGGCGGTTCCGTATCTCAAGGTCGAGCCCGAGTATGTGGATATGATCAAGGAACCTAAGGAAGTCCTTGAACTTACGATACCCCTGCGCATGGATGACGGCTCCGTCCAGATGATCAAGGCGTGGAGGAGCCATCATAACAACGCCCTCGGCCCATACAAAGGCGGAGTTCGCTATCATCCGGACGTAACGAGGGACGAGGTAGTAGCGTTGTCGGCGTGGATGACCATTAAGTGCGCCGTAATCGGTCTACCTTACGGTGGCGCCAAGGGCGGCGTACGCTGCACGCCTTCGGCCCTATCGCGTGGGGAGCTTGAGAGGCTCTCTCGGGCTTATGCCTTAGGGATATCCCGCTTTATGGGCACGGATTACGATATCCCCGCTCCGGACGTCAATACGAATCCGCAGGTGATGGCTTGGTTTACCGATACTTATGAAAAGGTGATCGGGAGAGGCGAACCATCCGCTTATACCGGTAAACCCGTAGAGATGGGCGGATCCCTTGGAAGGAGTACAGCTACATCTAGGGGCGGTGTGTTGTATATCCTTCGCGAGACGCTCAAGGAGATGGGCCTTTGGGGTAAGGATTTAACGTGCGCTTTGCAGGGTTATGGCAATGTGGGAAGTTTTGCCCACATGTTTTGTTCGGAGCTGGGCTTGAAGGTTGTGGGAATCGCAGACGTTGAAGGAGGCATTTATAACCCCAAGGGTTTCGATTACGCCAGCGTGAAAGAGCATGTCATGAAAAGAGGCACCGTGGCCGGCTTCCCCGATGCCGAGCCCATCTCTAACGAGGATCTGTTTGCCTTGGACGTCGACGTGCTGATCCCGGCGGCCCTTGAGGGCGTCATAACGGAGGCCAACGCCGGTAAGATAAAGGCAAAGGTCGTGTTAGAGCTCGCCAACGGCCCCACTACGCCTGAAGGAGAGGCAGTTTTGACCGACAAAGGTATACTGGTTGTCCCTGATGTATTGGCCAATGCGGGCGGCGTTGTTGTGAGCTGTTTTGAGTGGATTCAAGGCAGGACCGGCGATTACTGGACCGAAGAACAGGTCAACAAAAAGCTTGACGAAAGGATGACTCAAGCCTTTCATGAGATTTGGAGACTTAAGAAAGAGACGGATATTACAATGCGCCAAGCGGCTTACGTGCGCGCTATTGGCCGTGTGGTTGCGGCCATGAGATTTCGCGGCATTTGGCCGTAA
- a CDS encoding HAD family hydrolase, whose amino-acid sequence MTRDKADGLIFDIDGVLVDVSLSYPMVIRTAIQWAWRFLLGRRVDKTAFRGEHLLISKRHPAFNDDYDTAWALLCAAASTGEESLRVAFPSPKKWEEELARFRGDDIASWVKERFGEAMPRESMRRLCQELYFGQKDMKEILGEEPRFVRIKGLYRLERPLVQFHWRALPLPVGIYTGRPLSECRLVLRLLNWEDLPRSHMVTLDDGALKPSPKGLELLCERLSLSNPLYFGDAESDRESLRRFGRGRFIAIGPFLKDDPFHFPDVQSALVSLGFMRSR is encoded by the coding sequence ATGACGCGCGATAAAGCGGACGGCCTGATATTTGACATCGACGGCGTCCTCGTGGACGTGAGCCTGTCATACCCTATGGTCATAAGGACAGCCATACAGTGGGCTTGGCGCTTCCTTTTGGGACGCCGGGTGGATAAAACGGCCTTTAGAGGTGAACACCTTCTCATTTCCAAGAGGCACCCGGCTTTCAACGATGACTACGACACAGCTTGGGCCCTGCTCTGCGCCGCGGCCTCCACAGGCGAAGAGAGCTTAAGGGTAGCTTTCCCATCGCCAAAAAAATGGGAAGAAGAGCTCGCACGCTTTCGCGGCGACGATATCGCTTCTTGGGTCAAGGAGCGCTTCGGCGAAGCGATGCCCAGGGAATCCATGAGAAGGCTGTGCCAGGAGCTGTATTTCGGCCAAAAGGACATGAAAGAGATCCTCGGCGAGGAGCCGCGATTTGTAAGGATAAAAGGGCTCTATCGCCTGGAGCGGCCGCTGGTTCAATTTCACTGGAGAGCTTTACCTTTGCCGGTAGGCATATACACCGGCCGTCCCTTATCGGAGTGCAGGTTGGTTTTGAGGTTGTTAAATTGGGAAGATCTGCCTCGTAGCCATATGGTGACTTTGGATGACGGAGCCTTAAAGCCTTCTCCCAAGGGGCTCGAGTTGCTATGCGAGAGGCTTTCCCTATCGAACCCGCTATACTTTGGCGACGCGGAAAGCGACAGAGAGTCGCTTCGACGCTTCGGCCGGGGAAGATTCATCGCCATAGGTCCCTTTTTAAAAGACGACCCTTTTCACTTCCCCGACGTTCAGAGCGCCCTCGTCTCTTTGGGCTTCATGCGATCCAGGTGA
- a CDS encoding DegT/DnrJ/EryC1/StrS family aminotransferase: protein MKASTENKTAQRVPSLDLRRNYARIEKEIKEAIDGVLASQAFILGPDVEAFEEEAAMYLDVPHAVGCSSGSDALLLALMALDVGEGDEVITTPYSFFATASCIARLGARPVFVDIDPRTYNIDVERALERVSSRTKAFIPVHLFGQMVPLEAAIPRFRERGVALVEDAAQAFGSWRRSDGEYFRAGAAGDFGCFSFYPTKNLGCYGDGGMVTCKKSDAASRLRRLRFHGADHAYLHEEMGLNSRLDSIQAAVLRVRLRHLEEWNEERRLIADRYGMLLAEKGLLEVVRLPEVLEGNYHIFHQYTVRVRGRNELQRFLAERDIETKIYYPLPLHLQPCFKYLGYSEGDFPEAEALSKDSLALPIFPELTIDEQERVVDAIAAFYAIKRQKG from the coding sequence GTGAAAGCATCAACCGAAAACAAGACAGCACAACGCGTTCCATCCCTCGATTTGAGGCGCAACTACGCCAGGATCGAGAAAGAGATAAAAGAGGCAATAGATGGAGTCTTAGCCTCTCAGGCCTTCATCTTGGGCCCAGACGTGGAGGCCTTCGAGGAAGAGGCGGCCATGTATTTGGACGTGCCTCATGCGGTGGGATGTTCCTCCGGGAGCGATGCCCTGCTTTTAGCTCTTATGGCCTTAGACGTCGGCGAGGGTGACGAAGTCATAACGACGCCTTATTCTTTTTTCGCTACAGCCAGTTGTATCGCAAGGCTGGGGGCCAGGCCGGTATTTGTAGACATAGATCCGAGGACTTATAACATCGATGTCGAAAGGGCTCTTGAGCGCGTTTCTTCACGCACCAAGGCTTTTATCCCGGTTCACCTTTTTGGCCAGATGGTCCCCTTGGAGGCGGCCATTCCTCGCTTTCGAGAGCGCGGTGTAGCTCTCGTTGAGGATGCGGCTCAAGCCTTCGGAAGTTGGCGCAGGAGCGATGGGGAATACTTTAGGGCCGGGGCGGCGGGCGACTTCGGCTGCTTTTCTTTCTATCCCACAAAGAATTTGGGCTGCTATGGCGATGGAGGAATGGTCACATGCAAGAAAAGCGATGCCGCAAGCAGGCTTCGCCGACTTAGGTTTCATGGAGCCGACCACGCCTACCTGCATGAAGAGATGGGCTTAAACAGTCGCCTCGACTCAATCCAAGCAGCTGTCCTGCGCGTGAGACTGCGTCATCTGGAGGAATGGAACGAAGAGAGGCGCCTTATCGCGGATCGCTACGGCATGCTGCTGGCGGAGAAGGGCCTTTTGGAAGTCGTAAGATTGCCCGAGGTCCTCGAAGGCAATTATCACATATTTCATCAATACACAGTTAGAGTGAGGGGGAGAAACGAGCTCCAGCGTTTTTTGGCGGAACGAGATATTGAGACCAAGATCTATTACCCGCTTCCTCTCCATCTGCAGCCGTGCTTCAAATATTTGGGTTACAGCGAAGGGGATTTCCCAGAGGCCGAAGCGTTGAGCAAGGATAGCTTGGCCCTTCCTATTTTCCCAGAGCTAACTATTGACGAGCAGGAGAGGGTTGTAGATGCCATAGCTGCCTTTTATGCCATTAAACGACAGAAGGGGTAG
- a CDS encoding M20 metallopeptidase family protein, with amino-acid sequence MEEEQRDNILSSLLSDEAEEISQQVVAWRREFHQFPELAFDERVTAARIVQILSDLDGMEVITGLGTSTSVVGLLRGDLRKPALMLRSDMDALALEEGTDLPFASCMPGLMHACGHDAHMATLLGAATLLSRHQDDLTRPVVFVFQPAEEGMGGAKSMVEGGLIKRFDVGMALGFHYWPHYPYGKLFTRPGPMTAISDQMHVEMQGVGGHAAEPHLVVDPIIAMAQLLLATQSLTNREINPMKAAVISFGRVEAGEAYNVIPERVHLWGTVRAFDTDTRDYLRKRLEEVVPTISKAFRVMGTMEYMPYCPPTINDEALTERVLTLSKSLLGEENVMIMERPLFAGEDFAFYSQLVPSCFCIMGTGVEYGLHHPKYDVPEDLFPLAVAWEAYMGLLLDLQEVR; translated from the coding sequence ATGGAAGAAGAACAAAGAGATAACATACTAAGTTCGCTGTTATCGGACGAGGCGGAGGAGATTTCGCAACAGGTTGTGGCGTGGCGAAGGGAGTTTCACCAGTTTCCGGAGTTAGCTTTTGACGAGCGGGTGACGGCTGCCAGGATCGTCCAGATCTTATCGGACCTCGATGGGATGGAGGTAATAACGGGTCTGGGGACGAGCACTTCGGTTGTCGGCCTGTTGAGAGGGGATTTGAGAAAACCCGCCTTGATGCTGAGGTCCGACATGGACGCTCTGGCCTTGGAGGAAGGCACAGATCTTCCCTTCGCCTCTTGTATGCCCGGTCTTATGCACGCCTGTGGTCACGATGCCCACATGGCTACGCTCCTTGGGGCGGCCACGCTCCTTTCGCGCCATCAGGACGACCTCACCCGACCCGTAGTCTTCGTCTTCCAGCCTGCTGAGGAGGGAATGGGCGGAGCTAAGTCTATGGTTGAGGGAGGCCTGATAAAGCGGTTCGACGTGGGAATGGCCCTCGGGTTTCACTATTGGCCTCATTATCCATACGGCAAGCTGTTTACCCGTCCGGGTCCCATGACGGCGATTTCCGACCAAATGCATGTTGAGATGCAGGGTGTGGGCGGACATGCGGCAGAGCCCCACCTTGTGGTTGACCCCATCATCGCTATGGCGCAGCTGCTTTTGGCGACGCAAAGTCTGACAAACCGAGAGATAAACCCCATGAAGGCTGCGGTGATCTCTTTCGGCAGGGTTGAAGCCGGCGAGGCCTACAACGTGATACCGGAGCGGGTGCACCTATGGGGTACGGTGAGGGCTTTTGACACTGATACGCGCGATTACTTGCGGAAACGGCTTGAGGAGGTTGTGCCGACCATCTCTAAGGCCTTTCGCGTAATGGGCACCATGGAGTATATGCCCTATTGCCCTCCCACTATTAACGATGAAGCCTTGACCGAGCGTGTCTTAACACTTTCCAAATCCCTTTTGGGCGAGGAAAATGTCATGATTATGGAAAGGCCGCTTTTTGCCGGGGAAGATTTTGCCTTTTATTCTCAGCTCGTTCCCTCGTGTTTCTGCATAATGGGGACCGGCGTCGAGTATGGCCTTCATCATCCCAAATACGATGTTCCCGAGGACCTCTTTCCGCTGGCCGTAGCCTGGGAGGCTTATATGGGATTGCTTTTGGATCTGCAAGAGGTGAGATAA
- a CDS encoding DUF6391 domain-containing protein: MPFFILLILLLLFAPWVGFLLVLFFLVFLFVFVPLGFAAHSLLWLVLGPGQLLKVLFNRRVRRNHALEHATVNVIEERFGTTNVAGLAYDEGFSLKGIDDPYIVLAAAREGLERLKNGERDLAVHPRCGTTIVVTNTLSAVTFIVLLLVTGYLSWLSVLIALLCAHLFGTVLSKLTQRYLTTDQDVSGMEIAGVELRTMPVYRFGLRLLLPQEIFVRTRQPGEVLMTEVVSP; this comes from the coding sequence ATGCCGTTTTTTATCCTCCTAATTTTGTTGCTCCTTTTCGCTCCGTGGGTTGGGTTCCTCCTCGTGCTCTTCTTTTTGGTCTTTCTCTTCGTCTTTGTGCCTTTGGGATTTGCGGCGCACTCGCTTTTGTGGTTGGTCTTGGGGCCGGGACAACTGTTAAAGGTGCTCTTCAACCGGCGCGTGAGGAGAAACCATGCGCTCGAACATGCCACGGTCAATGTGATAGAAGAGCGTTTTGGCACCACAAATGTGGCAGGGTTGGCTTACGATGAAGGGTTTTCCCTCAAGGGCATAGATGATCCATATATAGTTTTGGCAGCGGCGAGAGAGGGCCTTGAGCGCCTTAAAAACGGCGAGCGGGACCTGGCTGTACACCCACGCTGCGGTACTACCATCGTGGTGACCAATACGCTTTCGGCTGTGACATTTATCGTCCTGCTTTTGGTCACCGGTTATCTGAGCTGGCTTTCGGTGCTGATAGCGCTGCTATGCGCTCACCTATTCGGTACCGTCTTGAGCAAACTCACGCAGCGGTACCTTACGACGGATCAAGATGTCTCTGGCATGGAGATCGCCGGCGTTGAACTCAGGACGATGCCTGTATATCGTTTTGGCCTTCGCCTCCTGCTTCCTCAAGAGATCTTTGTCCGCACCAGACAGCCCGGCGAGGTCCTCATGACAGAGGTAGTCAGTCCGTGA
- a CDS encoding bifunctional heptose 7-phosphate kinase/heptose 1-phosphate adenyltransferase — protein MQKRNLVPSCTVAIVGDGMVDHYIWGKATRLSPEAPVPIVAVEGEELRPGGAANVAANVSAMGGVAKLLTFAGDDALGREFLKLIEARGASVIGPFLRKNPTTRKTRIVVQNQQVVRVDWEKVHPLAPEEEEMIIAALEAIEADVFVLSDYAKGVVTPNVAKRCIEIGKKKGVPVVVDPKPQHREFYRGATVMTPNRSEAEALVGSQLVVIEDQAAAAMKLREEFELEALIMTLGEDGMILATASRWRHFLARSREVFDVSGAGDTVVAAVALSLGSGWSWEASCELATVAAGLVVQKRGTSVVSWEEITKSPDWPFVELHLDRMKPKETRAL, from the coding sequence ATGCAAAAACGAAACCTTGTGCCATCGTGTACCGTGGCCATAGTGGGCGACGGCATGGTGGATCATTATATATGGGGGAAAGCGACGAGATTGTCGCCCGAGGCGCCGGTGCCGATCGTGGCAGTGGAAGGCGAAGAGCTCAGGCCGGGCGGCGCTGCCAACGTCGCCGCTAATGTCTCTGCGATGGGGGGCGTGGCGAAACTCCTCACCTTTGCGGGCGATGATGCCCTCGGCAGGGAGTTTTTGAAGCTCATAGAAGCGCGCGGCGCCTCGGTGATAGGCCCTTTCTTGAGGAAAAACCCCACGACCAGAAAGACCAGGATAGTGGTCCAGAACCAACAGGTTGTGCGCGTGGATTGGGAGAAGGTTCATCCTCTTGCTCCCGAAGAAGAGGAAATGATTATCGCTGCGCTTGAAGCTATAGAGGCCGATGTCTTCGTCCTCTCTGACTATGCAAAGGGGGTCGTTACGCCCAATGTGGCGAAGCGCTGCATAGAGATAGGTAAAAAGAAAGGTGTGCCAGTGGTGGTGGATCCTAAACCGCAACACAGGGAATTTTATCGTGGTGCCACCGTGATGACCCCTAACAGGAGCGAGGCGGAGGCGCTCGTGGGTTCCCAACTTGTTGTCATCGAGGACCAGGCGGCCGCAGCGATGAAGCTCAGAGAGGAGTTTGAACTCGAAGCGCTGATAATGACGTTAGGAGAAGACGGGATGATTTTGGCCACAGCGAGCAGGTGGCGTCACTTTCTTGCCAGGTCGCGGGAGGTCTTCGATGTCTCGGGCGCCGGGGACACGGTCGTCGCGGCTGTCGCGCTGTCCTTGGGGTCTGGCTGGAGTTGGGAGGCATCTTGCGAGTTGGCTACGGTGGCCGCCGGCTTGGTCGTGCAAAAAAGGGGGACCAGCGTGGTATCTTGGGAGGAGATAACAAAAAGCCCCGATTGGCCCTTTGTGGAGCTTCACCTGGATCGCATGAAGCCCAAAGAGACGAGGGCGCTCTGA
- a CDS encoding transcription antitermination factor NusB, with translation MRGIEAACKAWRAAGEGEFLSEALRKITVSVQDEERELAATLSYAAMRRRSLWVHLVKKCLRKPFESLSPEARDILVVGTAGMFELKHFALPSLANALVSIAKVECPSEAGLINAVLRRVSEVGKGEMARLEASAELADQALLSGMPLWLAKMWADEIGIPAAKKLLKMMNMRSYLSLRLSPSAQPESVIASFSSVGRRVWRSPLFSYSLRTAFTAHPPSLPGYREGFWTLQSESSMAAIDVAGCFWKGGRVLDMCAGRGVKMGQMLQRWDGVFVEGWDASLAKVRAAGEELDRLGVSNSAFKLKTGDALYLEPEETPHLIVLDAPCSGSGTWGRHPEGKWRLTRRRLGEIAALQKRLLDRALSLIPPGGTVVYITCSLLRAENEQVVGDIMTSRSDAVELEVIRESLPLRRGRPWGYYILPTLPWLDGFYIAIIMKR, from the coding sequence GTGAGGGGAATAGAAGCTGCCTGTAAAGCTTGGAGAGCCGCAGGGGAGGGCGAATTCCTCAGTGAGGCCCTTCGTAAAATCACTGTTTCCGTGCAAGACGAAGAGAGAGAATTGGCAGCTACACTTTCTTATGCCGCTATGAGACGTCGCTCTCTGTGGGTGCACCTGGTTAAAAAGTGCCTTCGCAAGCCCTTCGAAAGCCTATCTCCCGAGGCCAGGGACATTTTAGTAGTAGGCACGGCGGGGATGTTCGAACTTAAACACTTCGCCCTTCCTTCGCTGGCCAATGCCCTCGTTTCCATCGCTAAGGTGGAGTGTCCTTCAGAAGCCGGGTTGATAAATGCCGTGCTTCGCCGCGTCTCGGAGGTCGGCAAGGGAGAGATGGCGAGGCTTGAAGCCAGCGCCGAACTGGCAGATCAGGCGCTATTGAGCGGCATGCCGCTGTGGTTGGCCAAGATGTGGGCTGACGAGATAGGTATCCCAGCCGCCAAGAAGCTCCTGAAGATGATGAACATGCGATCGTATCTCTCTTTGCGCCTTTCTCCTTCAGCGCAGCCGGAGTCGGTCATCGCTTCCTTCTCTTCGGTCGGACGCAGGGTATGGCGTTCGCCGCTTTTTTCGTATTCCTTGAGGACGGCCTTCACGGCTCACCCGCCGTCCCTTCCGGGCTACAGGGAAGGGTTTTGGACCCTTCAGAGCGAATCTTCTATGGCGGCGATCGACGTGGCCGGCTGTTTTTGGAAGGGCGGCAGGGTGCTCGACATGTGTGCCGGCCGCGGCGTGAAAATGGGGCAAATGTTGCAGCGATGGGACGGGGTTTTCGTCGAGGGGTGGGATGCTTCTTTAGCCAAGGTGAGAGCAGCCGGCGAAGAGCTCGATAGGCTCGGCGTGTCAAACTCGGCGTTCAAATTGAAAACGGGGGATGCGCTATATCTTGAACCGGAGGAGACGCCTCATTTGATCGTCTTGGATGCGCCGTGCTCTGGGAGCGGCACGTGGGGTCGCCATCCGGAGGGTAAGTGGCGCTTAACGCGCAGACGACTTGGAGAGATTGCGGCGCTTCAAAAGAGGCTTCTCGATCGGGCCTTGTCGCTAATTCCGCCCGGCGGAACGGTCGTTTACATAACCTGCAGCCTCCTTCGCGCCGAGAATGAGCAGGTGGTAGGCGATATAATGACATCTCGTTCGGATGCCGTAGAGTTGGAAGTGATCCGAGAAAGCCTGCCCTTGAGGCGCGGCCGCCCCTGGGGTTACTATATATTGCCGACGCTCCCGTGGCTCGACGGATTTTATATTGCTATAATCATGAAAAGATGA